In Ruminococcus sp. HUN007, a genomic segment contains:
- a CDS encoding DNA alkylation repair protein — MIRDEITENLFKMQDIKYREFQSKLIPPKTADDMIGVRTPELRKYAKELLKREDVGEFLAGLPHRYFDENQLHAFIISGMKDYDKCMEELCRFLPYVDNWATCDQMSPKVFKKHRPELFRQIKKWIKSKDTFTVRFAVGMLMEHFLDEDFDTGYPEMVSEIRSDEYYINMMIAWYFATALAKQYDSVLPYIEEKKLDKWTHNKAIQKSVESLRITPEQKAYLKALKY; from the coding sequence ATGATAAGAGATGAAATTACAGAAAACCTGTTTAAAATGCAGGATATAAAATACAGGGAATTTCAGAGCAAACTGATCCCGCCTAAAACTGCCGATGACATGATCGGCGTAAGGACTCCTGAACTCCGGAAGTATGCAAAGGAACTGCTTAAAAGGGAGGACGTCGGCGAATTTCTTGCCGGACTTCCGCACAGGTATTTCGATGAAAACCAGCTTCATGCATTTATTATTTCGGGTATGAAGGATTATGATAAATGCATGGAAGAACTCTGTCGCTTTCTGCCGTATGTGGATAACTGGGCTACCTGTGACCAGATGTCACCGAAAGTTTTTAAAAAGCATCGTCCGGAGCTTTTCAGGCAGATAAAGAAATGGATAAAATCGAAGGACACCTTTACCGTAAGGTTTGCAGTCGGCATGCTGATGGAGCATTTCCTCGATGAGGATTTTGACACCGGATATCCGGAAATGGTTTCAGAGATCCGGTCGGATGAATACTACATCAACATGATGATCGCCTGGTACTTTGCAACAGCTCTTGCCAAACAGTATGATTCTGTTCTTCCATATATCGAAGAAAAAAAGCTGGATAAATGGACACATAACAAAGCGATACAGAAGAGTGTCGAAAGCTTAAGAATAACACCGGAACAGAAAGCTTATCTGAAGGCGCTTAAATACTGA
- a CDS encoding AMP-binding protein, protein MDYPYLDTVIYDSFYEMLKGRYETSSDNVAVRFMSGSRITDITYRELTGHVASLYSWFRENGYSGKHIAIISENRYEYIVIYLAAVLDNVIIPLDRELDSGTLLKCLDDFDADLVFCTDKTADKIHDTSVTKVNTDTELRSVLEKESSVTEFFKSASGTDKDRFAVLASTSGTDGNIKGVMLSQYNVIVNVRGTLENNVLGNPTLAFLPMNHTYGFNPCMLATLYNGTTLCLCTQLKYLMRDIKTFDPFFFGAVPMVIEGMYDGIMREIKRRGKEKAFARMVAVSRFLLKFKIDLRHIFFGNFINKRLRLVVNGGAALNSDLVDKFGDLGITILNGYGLTECSPTIAVSRTGNNVTGSAGTIMKNIDVKIADDGEILVKGPNVMLGYYKNKEATDACMHDGYFATGDIGYTEGRVIFVTGRKKNLIITENGKNVPPEYLEAKLAKLPYVAESLVIPSRSGKTTVLKALIVLKENEDGKTLSEDIKRINSELPDYMHIDEHEIMKTGFEKNSSKKIRRNLYV, encoded by the coding sequence TTGGACTATCCATATCTTGATACAGTCATTTATGACAGCTTTTATGAAATGCTGAAAGGACGGTACGAAACAAGTTCTGACAATGTCGCCGTCCGCTTTATGTCAGGCAGCAGAATTACTGATATAACCTACCGGGAGCTTACCGGACACGTCGCTTCGCTGTACAGCTGGTTCCGTGAAAATGGTTATTCAGGCAAACACATAGCGATCATCTCCGAAAACCGCTATGAATACATTGTTATTTATCTTGCTGCAGTTCTTGACAATGTCATTATACCGCTCGACCGTGAACTCGACTCCGGAACACTTTTAAAATGCCTTGACGACTTTGATGCAGATCTTGTCTTCTGTACTGACAAAACAGCAGATAAAATACATGATACATCCGTAACAAAAGTAAATACCGACACTGAACTGCGTTCAGTTCTGGAAAAAGAATCTTCTGTTACGGAATTTTTTAAAAGTGCCTCAGGCACTGACAAGGACAGGTTTGCAGTGCTTGCCTCAACTTCCGGAACAGACGGAAACATAAAAGGTGTCATGCTCAGTCAGTATAACGTTATTGTAAACGTCCGCGGCACACTTGAAAACAACGTCCTGGGAAATCCGACACTGGCGTTTCTTCCGATGAACCACACATACGGATTCAACCCGTGTATGCTCGCAACTCTCTATAACGGGACAACACTCTGTCTGTGCACTCAGCTTAAGTACCTTATGCGTGACATAAAAACCTTCGACCCTTTCTTCTTCGGGGCTGTTCCTATGGTCATAGAAGGAATGTACGACGGTATTATGCGTGAGATAAAACGCCGCGGAAAGGAAAAAGCTTTTGCCCGCATGGTCGCAGTAAGCAGATTCCTTCTGAAATTTAAAATAGACTTAAGGCATATTTTCTTCGGTAACTTCATTAACAAACGGCTGCGGCTTGTCGTAAACGGCGGTGCCGCACTTAACAGCGATCTGGTTGACAAATTCGGAGATCTGGGAATTACCATACTCAACGGTTACGGACTCACCGAGTGCTCCCCTACCATCGCCGTCAGCAGAACCGGAAACAACGTAACCGGAAGTGCCGGAACTATAATGAAAAACATAGATGTAAAAATCGCAGATGACGGTGAAATACTTGTAAAAGGACCGAACGTTATGCTCGGATACTACAAAAACAAAGAAGCGACTGATGCCTGTATGCATGACGGGTATTTTGCCACAGGCGATATCGGCTATACCGAAGGCAGAGTAATTTTCGTAACGGGGCGCAAAAAAAATCTCATTATAACTGAAAACGGAAAAAATGTTCCGCCTGAATATCTTGAAGCAAAACTCGCAAAGCTGCCGTACGTTGCAGAATCACTTGTGATCCCGTCACGTTCCGGAAAAACGACAGTTCTCAAAGCCCTTATCGTCTTAAAGGAAAATGAGGACGGAAAGACGCTTTCTGAAGACATAAAACGTATAAACTCTGAGCTTCCTGATTACATGCATATAGACGAACATGAAATAATGAAAACAGGATTTGAAAAAAACAGCTCAAAAAAGATAAGGAGAAACCTGTATGTTTGA
- a CDS encoding phosphopantetheine-binding protein — protein MFDEIKKLLSKEYGINDLSPEMNFKTDLGLNSFDLMNLLCIAEEEFGIEIEEEEYRHLNTVGEMSALLEKLTGQKR, from the coding sequence ATGTTTGATGAAATAAAAAAACTGCTCTCAAAAGAGTACGGAATAAATGATCTGTCACCGGAAATGAACTTCAAGACAGATCTCGGACTGAATTCCTTCGACCTTATGAACCTTCTGTGTATTGCCGAAGAGGAATTCGGGATCGAGATTGAAGAAGAAGAATACCGTCATCTGAATACAGTCGGAGAAATGAGTGCTCTTCTTGAAAAACTGACAGGACAGAAAAGATGA
- a CDS encoding GNAT family N-acetyltransferase produces MTEVIRADSRALQKKLLDFRKKLYSGQGIYVDNNYYMLKEIFSGKLNFIKNMSVCPLMVTENGKIICCGITAYTKELPEYIQLCFFESLPDRADAAEMLVRETEKIGKEHGCSKVVIGLYGHVNYGLGLLDSHFEKKNSFSSPGNPAYYNDYFRSLGCSETRLSSYFTSKLDDRLKRFDRLIAKLERSYEFRCFDKSRFTEYAKIYTDLNNSCFTEHRYYYKRCYEDDCEMLKTLFLFMKEDSLVFAYHNGKPVGFIMWYPDWNELAAPGEAFGTKHFFLNLLKGKSIRTGKVMEYGVLKEYRSSGLPMALIKHVYDSMKKQGCVQMETSWILDENTDSNSFCKALCDETYKKYVVYEKDIVQ; encoded by the coding sequence ATGACGGAAGTTATCAGAGCAGACAGCAGAGCTCTTCAGAAAAAGCTTCTTGACTTCAGGAAAAAGCTGTATTCCGGTCAGGGTATTTATGTTGACAACAACTACTATATGCTTAAGGAGATCTTCTCGGGGAAACTGAATTTCATCAAAAACATGTCCGTCTGTCCCCTCATGGTAACTGAAAACGGGAAGATAATCTGCTGCGGGATCACAGCTTATACAAAGGAGCTTCCGGAATACATACAGCTCTGTTTTTTCGAATCTCTGCCTGACAGAGCTGACGCAGCAGAAATGCTTGTCCGTGAAACTGAGAAAATCGGAAAGGAACACGGATGCAGCAAGGTCGTCATCGGTCTTTACGGCCATGTCAACTACGGACTCGGCCTTCTTGATTCCCATTTTGAAAAGAAGAATTCCTTCTCATCCCCGGGCAATCCCGCTTACTACAACGACTACTTCCGCAGTCTTGGCTGCAGCGAGACCAGACTCAGTTCATACTTCACTTCAAAGCTCGATGACCGCCTTAAACGTTTCGACCGACTCATCGCAAAACTCGAACGTTCATACGAATTCCGCTGTTTCGACAAAAGCAGGTTCACTGAATATGCAAAGATCTATACCGATCTTAACAACTCATGCTTTACGGAACACCGCTACTATTATAAACGCTGCTATGAAGATGACTGCGAAATGCTGAAAACTCTTTTCCTGTTCATGAAGGAGGATTCTCTTGTTTTCGCTTATCACAACGGCAAACCGGTCGGTTTTATCATGTGGTATCCCGACTGGAACGAACTTGCCGCCCCGGGAGAAGCATTCGGAACGAAACATTTTTTCCTTAACCTTCTTAAAGGAAAGAGCATCAGAACAGGCAAGGTAATGGAATACGGAGTACTTAAGGAATACCGGTCTTCCGGACTTCCGATGGCACTTATAAAACACGTTTACGACTCAATGAAAAAACAGGGATGCGTACAGATGGAAACTTCCTGGATACTCGATGAAAACACGGACTCAAACAGTTTCTGCAAAGCACTCTGTGATGAAACGTATAAAAAATATGTTGTATATGAAAAAGACATTGTACAATGA
- a CDS encoding GNAT family N-acetyltransferase — MKKTLYNDLKASISESPEEIFGIIEKSPAVRKEYPDSRLPWPFTLEMLTLLRTANPLPQKYYFLECGEKYAFFTMYLNRMDLFTFGKAKFFMNIQTIAFPCSLSTGGYITNDITMMLEYIKNIRGCKLVLNIPGQVKVRGMAHGETLPSCVLTIPENIKSTDDYLASMRSAYRRRINLALKRCSDITVKLIHDGSTDVHPLYLQTFERSEYKLECLEKEFFDRVQGDRILFLRNGKPAGFVLLKKNGSELVFMLCGMDYHYDTADLYFLMLFKIVEYAIQNGCRTVDFGQTSETTKLRFGALLNRRYFCAHHTNIFLNLFAMAGKRILEYRYSFPDHKVFSK, encoded by the coding sequence ATGAAAAAGACATTGTACAATGACCTGAAAGCAAGCATAAGCGAATCACCGGAAGAAATATTCGGCATAATAGAAAAAAGCCCTGCTGTCAGAAAAGAATATCCTGATTCCCGGCTTCCGTGGCCTTTCACGCTGGAAATGCTTACTCTTCTCAGAACAGCCAATCCTCTGCCGCAGAAATATTATTTTCTGGAATGCGGTGAAAAATATGCTTTCTTCACCATGTATCTTAACCGCATGGATCTTTTCACGTTCGGAAAAGCTAAATTTTTCATGAACATCCAGACGATAGCATTTCCCTGTTCACTCAGCACAGGCGGATACATAACAAACGACATTACAATGATGCTTGAATACATAAAGAACATACGCGGATGCAAGCTGGTGCTCAATATTCCCGGGCAGGTTAAAGTCAGAGGCATGGCACACGGCGAAACTCTTCCGTCGTGTGTGCTGACAATACCGGAAAATATCAAAAGTACTGACGACTATCTTGCTTCCATGAGGAGCGCATACAGAAGGCGTATAAATCTGGCACTGAAAAGATGCAGTGATATAACTGTAAAACTGATCCATGACGGAAGCACAGATGTTCATCCGCTCTATCTTCAGACATTTGAACGTTCTGAATACAAACTCGAATGTCTTGAAAAAGAATTCTTTGACCGTGTGCAGGGCGACAGGATCCTGTTTTTACGAAACGGAAAACCGGCGGGATTCGTTCTTCTGAAAAAGAACGGCAGTGAGCTGGTATTCATGCTCTGCGGCATGGACTACCATTATGATACAGCCGATCTCTACTTCCTTATGCTCTTCAAGATCGTGGAATACGCAATACAGAACGGGTGCCGTACCGTTGATTTCGGTCAGACTTCGGAAACAACAAAGCTGAGGTTCGGCGCCCTGCTTAACAGACGCTATTTCTGCGCTCATCACACCAATATTTTTCTCAATCTTTTTGCCATGGCAGGAAAACGCATTCTCGAATACAGATACAGCTTTCCTGATCACAAGGTTTTCAGCAAATAA
- a CDS encoding radical SAM protein: MKVLLFRPRPDKETIGLQNVMICEPLELEYISANIEAAGHECRIIDMIIEKKSVRYFVEEFHPDVVGITGYISHVNIMKSYAREVKLCNSRIKTIIGGVHAEVNPQDFESEYVDFIIRANGIRTFTEILDSLEGKTPAGDIDCIYHRDKPAPEKETTFPYLYPDRNKVSKYRRHYYYMFHRNCSLIKTSFGCPYNCKFCFCRQIMDDKYFARSLDDIVNELSQIKETEIYIVDDDFLVGRERILQFCDMLEKNGIEKKYLIYGRADFIAANEDVISRFKQVGLRAVIVGLESCDSRQLDDYNKRTNVNINEKAVSILSKYGVECYGTFILGLDWTKEDFNALYRWIKKLGLVFVNLQPLTPLRGTELYEKYRPRFIVREDEYEKWDLAHLVVKPDKISVRRYYWYTMVLYYKITANPVSAWYMIKKYGLHDTLKLTWGAAKVNTQYWKKLIGGR; the protein is encoded by the coding sequence ATGAAAGTACTGCTTTTCAGGCCAAGACCGGACAAGGAAACGATCGGACTTCAGAACGTCATGATATGTGAGCCGCTTGAACTCGAATACATATCTGCAAACATTGAAGCTGCCGGACACGAATGCCGGATCATTGACATGATAATAGAAAAGAAAAGTGTCCGGTACTTCGTGGAGGAATTTCATCCTGACGTTGTGGGTATAACCGGATATATCTCGCATGTTAATATAATGAAATCGTACGCCCGCGAAGTCAAACTCTGCAACAGCCGTATCAAAACGATAATCGGCGGTGTTCACGCAGAAGTAAACCCGCAGGATTTTGAATCAGAATACGTTGACTTCATCATACGTGCAAACGGTATACGTACATTTACCGAAATACTTGACAGTCTCGAAGGAAAGACCCCGGCCGGTGATATAGACTGCATTTATCACAGGGACAAACCGGCTCCGGAAAAGGAAACTACATTCCCCTACCTCTATCCGGACAGAAACAAGGTCAGTAAATACCGCAGACATTACTACTACATGTTTCACCGCAACTGCAGTCTTATCAAGACTTCATTCGGATGTCCGTACAACTGTAAATTCTGTTTCTGCCGTCAGATCATGGACGACAAATATTTTGCACGGTCTCTTGACGATATAGTAAATGAACTGTCTCAGATAAAGGAAACCGAGATATACATCGTTGACGATGACTTTCTCGTGGGACGTGAACGTATACTTCAGTTCTGCGATATGCTCGAAAAAAACGGCATAGAGAAAAAATATCTCATCTACGGAAGAGCTGACTTTATTGCAGCCAACGAAGATGTGATCAGTCGCTTCAAGCAGGTCGGTCTGCGCGCAGTCATCGTCGGACTCGAATCATGCGACTCACGTCAGCTCGATGACTACAACAAGCGCACCAATGTTAATATAAACGAAAAAGCTGTAAGCATACTGTCAAAGTACGGTGTTGAATGCTATGGCACCTTCATTCTCGGACTGGACTGGACAAAGGAAGACTTTAATGCACTTTACCGCTGGATAAAAAAACTCGGCCTTGTGTTTGTAAATCTGCAGCCGCTGACACCTCTGCGCGGCACGGAACTCTATGAAAAATACCGTCCGCGCTTTATTGTCCGGGAAGATGAATACGAAAAATGGGATCTTGCGCATCTTGTTGTAAAACCTGATAAGATCTCCGTACGACGCTATTACTGGTACACCATGGTGCTCTACTATAAAATCACTGCAAATCCTGTAAGCGCATGGTATATGATAAAGAAGTATGGACTTCACGACACGCTCAAACTTACCTGGGGCGCAGCAAAAGTGAACACTCAGTACTGGAAAAAACTGATTGGAGGCAGATGA
- a CDS encoding radical SAM protein, whose product MKKAEKKLKVLLIRPKYSSIVANLEPLGLEYLAGLANELNIECRIHDEFQYPWTFRFERMCRIIEEGGYNFIGFNSNANTVDYIKLRAYQLKQRFPGIFIMVGGPEAELNYRDFCTKYTDLVYHDNGLATLKNIWTEGLTKEVFSRQTGICYRGDKGWIVKKKGAPVNGFIVKPDRTAFYKGLKKNFIFMKGKYALSKASFSCPFRCSFCYCTKMNSGKYTERNIMEVVDEIQEIRHDRIWFVDDTFFFDADRVTAFCREVIRRGIKKNFMAYSRADFLAEHPEVLPLAYRAGFRDILVGLEAITDDQLTDYNKQTTREENIAAIRNLHKNHIACNGLFVISHTATRKDFSNLLKFIKENNLLWVVFGIFTPYKGTDAYDEYRDQLINFRSWRLDGTHITIKPENMSSVEFMLRYYALHLITYPKIMTRTLTGTGYDTMKKGWF is encoded by the coding sequence ATGAAAAAGGCAGAAAAAAAGCTTAAAGTCCTTCTTATAAGGCCGAAATATTCTTCCATAGTTGCAAATCTTGAACCGCTCGGGCTCGAATACCTCGCAGGACTTGCGAATGAACTTAACATAGAATGCCGCATTCATGATGAATTCCAGTATCCGTGGACTTTCCGCTTTGAAAGGATGTGCCGGATCATTGAGGAAGGCGGATATAATTTCATCGGATTCAATTCAAATGCAAACACAGTGGATTATATAAAACTCCGCGCGTATCAGCTCAAGCAGAGATTTCCAGGCATTTTTATCATGGTAGGCGGTCCGGAAGCAGAACTTAACTACCGTGATTTCTGTACAAAGTATACTGATCTCGTTTACCACGACAACGGACTTGCCACACTTAAAAATATCTGGACTGAAGGGCTTACCAAAGAAGTTTTTTCCCGTCAGACCGGCATATGCTACCGCGGTGACAAAGGCTGGATCGTAAAGAAAAAAGGGGCTCCGGTGAACGGATTCATCGTAAAACCTGACAGAACTGCATTCTACAAGGGACTTAAAAAGAACTTCATCTTCATGAAAGGAAAGTACGCGCTCAGCAAAGCTTCCTTCTCATGTCCGTTCCGCTGCAGCTTCTGCTACTGCACAAAAATGAACAGCGGAAAGTACACTGAACGAAACATCATGGAAGTTGTCGATGAAATTCAGGAAATCAGGCACGACAGGATCTGGTTTGTAGACGACACCTTCTTCTTCGATGCAGACCGTGTTACAGCTTTCTGCCGCGAGGTTATCAGGCGCGGAATAAAAAAGAACTTTATGGCATATTCACGTGCCGACTTCCTTGCTGAACATCCGGAGGTCCTTCCCCTCGCCTACCGGGCTGGATTCCGTGATATTCTCGTCGGTCTTGAAGCTATTACAGACGACCAGCTCACTGACTACAACAAGCAGACTACCAGAGAAGAAAACATCGCAGCCATACGCAATCTTCATAAAAACCACATTGCGTGCAACGGACTTTTCGTTATCAGCCATACTGCAACACGCAAAGATTTCAGCAATCTTCTGAAGTTTATAAAGGAGAACAATCTTCTGTGGGTAGTTTTCGGGATTTTCACTCCGTACAAAGGTACTGACGCATATGATGAGTACAGGGATCAGCTCATAAACTTCAGGTCATGGAGGCTTGACGGAACCCATATAACCATAAAACCCGAGAACATGTCATCCGTCGAATTCATGCTCCGCTACTATGCGCTCCACCTCATCACCTACCCTAAGATCATGACACGTACACTCACCGGTACCGGTTATGATACAATGAAGAAAGGCTGGTTCTGA
- a CDS encoding B12-binding domain-containing radical SAM protein: MERYLFVRVHYDTRVASLEPLGLEYLMACVKAEGRECWIHDEGIEGPFGRFRRLLEKIDRHKITFVGFSVISNTAWYVLDLIAKLRAARPKVKIMVGGPEVIINYRDFMKKGIDFLSYDNGLDSFRKAVRGDFRPEVMKKCTGHAFRLNGKWVANPKGEPVNSYGIFPDRSHFYDNQDKFRVLAKGCFSVMKTSFSCPQQCKFCISRQFNSCTYREREDGEIIEEIMSIKNDKIFIIDDDFLVNRERVIRICRKLLELGCKKTFMIFARADSIVRCRDIMPLIYKAGFRDMLVGLEAVEDTTLEKYNKNSSVHLNRQAISILRRHNMVCVGLFVINYDFSHKDFMAINRFIRDEKLIWVLFSILIPFKGTAMYEENKDRLYKYKYKRTGGTSILIKPSKLPMLLFKMEFDFLYYVNYPRIYWAGITDLFNRKYRNGSEEK; encoded by the coding sequence ATGGAAAGATATTTATTTGTCCGTGTCCACTATGACACCCGTGTAGCCAGTCTTGAGCCTCTCGGTCTCGAATATCTCATGGCATGTGTCAAAGCTGAAGGAAGAGAATGCTGGATACATGACGAGGGCATCGAGGGTCCGTTCGGACGTTTCCGCCGTCTTCTTGAAAAGATAGACCGTCATAAAATTACATTCGTCGGTTTTTCCGTTATTTCCAATACTGCATGGTACGTACTCGACCTTATAGCAAAGCTGCGTGCCGCCCGCCCGAAGGTAAAGATCATGGTCGGAGGTCCCGAAGTTATAATCAACTACCGTGATTTCATGAAAAAAGGTATAGACTTTCTCTCATACGACAACGGTCTTGATTCCTTCCGCAAAGCTGTACGCGGTGATTTCAGGCCTGAGGTTATGAAAAAATGCACCGGTCACGCATTTCGTCTGAACGGAAAATGGGTGGCTAATCCGAAAGGTGAACCGGTAAACAGCTATGGAATTTTCCCGGACAGAAGCCATTTCTATGACAACCAGGACAAGTTCCGCGTTCTTGCCAAGGGATGTTTTTCAGTAATGAAAACTTCTTTCTCATGTCCGCAGCAGTGTAAATTCTGCATTTCCCGTCAGTTCAACAGCTGCACATACAGGGAACGTGAGGACGGAGAGATCATTGAAGAGATAATGAGTATAAAAAACGATAAAATATTCATTATAGACGATGATTTTCTTGTAAACCGTGAACGTGTCATCCGGATATGCAGAAAGCTTCTGGAACTCGGATGCAAAAAGACGTTTATGATATTTGCAAGAGCTGACAGTATAGTTCGCTGCCGCGATATCATGCCGCTTATCTACAAAGCCGGCTTCCGTGACATGCTTGTCGGACTGGAAGCTGTCGAGGATACTACTCTCGAAAAATACAACAAGAATTCAAGCGTTCATCTCAACAGACAGGCGATCAGTATCCTGCGCAGGCACAATATGGTCTGTGTCGGACTCTTCGTTATAAACTACGATTTTTCACATAAGGATTTCATGGCGATAAACAGGTTCATACGCGATGAAAAACTTATCTGGGTGCTGTTCAGCATTCTCATTCCTTTCAAAGGAACTGCAATGTACGAGGAAAACAAGGACAGACTGTACAAGTACAAATACAAACGCACCGGCGGAACGAGCATTTTAATAAAGCCTTCAAAACTGCCGATGCTCCTTTTCAAAATGGAATTTGATTTTCTCTACTACGTAAACTATCCGCGTATCTACTGGGCCGGTATCACTGACCTGTTCAACAGGAAATACCGCAACGGCTCTGAAGAAAAATAG
- a CDS encoding B12-binding domain-containing radical SAM protein has translation MKILLIKPETVGIFSFTNLVDHEPLEMEYLFTAFRNSGHEAVIWDRRYDITSLRKKLKIERPDVVCITGYITQQKLMIRFCSEIKKYDPHIKVILGGSNVEINYENYFGSEADYLYHLSGLDNLVKLLNCIEEKGSPDDIPGICFRKAGSWTVNPKVKESPESLPVPDRSFFYSNRKHFRYLCFRPLALVKNSFSCPMKCSFCFCTNRNGGHYACRSAESLVNEIASLDVPNVHITDDNFLVSREYLTEFIRLIKEKNIHKKYLIYGRADFIAKNADIMKELAGIGLALVMVGLESADDGELESYNKHTTADENLECIRILSENNILCAGLFIVHQGMKKADFDRLYKWIAEKDIIPTVSVFTPMQGSAVYKQYEGKLITDDVTKQDLFHCLLKPEHMSTAAFTFQYYRLSLKLAWKNRNSPLYSENNYFQSTLFILKVLLIRLKRLFSF, from the coding sequence ATGAAAATACTTCTTATCAAACCTGAGACTGTCGGGATTTTCAGTTTCACCAATCTGGTTGATCACGAACCTCTTGAAATGGAATATCTCTTCACCGCTTTCAGAAACAGCGGTCATGAAGCTGTTATCTGGGACAGACGATACGACATCACATCGCTCAGAAAGAAACTGAAAATAGAGAGACCCGATGTTGTATGCATAACCGGATACATCACCCAGCAGAAACTCATGATACGTTTCTGCAGTGAAATAAAGAAATACGACCCGCATATTAAAGTGATACTCGGCGGCTCCAATGTGGAAATCAATTACGAAAACTACTTCGGATCGGAAGCCGATTATCTATATCATCTCAGCGGACTTGACAATCTTGTAAAGCTTTTAAATTGCATTGAGGAAAAAGGCTCACCGGATGATATTCCCGGAATATGTTTCCGAAAGGCCGGCTCATGGACAGTAAATCCCAAAGTGAAGGAGAGCCCTGAATCCCTTCCCGTTCCGGACAGAAGCTTTTTCTACAGCAACCGGAAACATTTCCGTTACCTCTGCTTCAGACCTCTTGCACTTGTCAAGAACTCCTTCAGCTGCCCGATGAAATGCAGTTTCTGTTTCTGTACCAATCGTAACGGCGGACACTACGCATGCAGAAGCGCCGAAAGCCTTGTAAACGAAATCGCATCACTTGACGTCCCGAACGTACACATTACCGATGACAACTTTCTCGTAAGCCGTGAATACCTCACGGAATTTATCCGTCTCATAAAGGAAAAAAATATTCATAAAAAATATCTCATCTACGGCAGAGCAGACTTTATAGCAAAGAACGCTGACATCATGAAGGAACTTGCCGGTATCGGTCTTGCTCTTGTCATGGTAGGCCTTGAATCAGCTGATGACGGAGAACTCGAATCCTACAACAAGCACACAACTGCAGATGAAAACCTTGAATGCATACGTATACTCAGTGAAAACAATATCCTTTGTGCGGGACTTTTCATCGTTCATCAGGGTATGAAAAAAGCAGATTTCGACCGGCTTTATAAATGGATAGCCGAGAAGGATATTATTCCGACTGTTTCAGTATTCACTCCGATGCAGGGATCAGCTGTCTACAAACAATACGAAGGAAAACTCATTACAGACGACGTCACAAAACAGGATCTGTTCCACTGCCTTCTGAAACCCGAACACATGAGTACTGCGGCTTTCACATTCCAGTACTACAGGCTGTCACTGAAGCTTGCGTGGAAGAACAGAAACTCACCGCTTTACAGTGAAAATAATTATTTTCAAAGCACACTGTTTATTTTAAAGGTACTTCTGATCAGGCTGAAACGCCTGTTCAGTTTCTGA